The Apium graveolens cultivar Ventura chromosome 3, ASM990537v1, whole genome shotgun sequence sequence aatatcacaataaattctaaattaataacTCAATCGAATAGTTTCGATTTCGGAAATCTCCATAATTTTACTTTTAAATTAACCATGGGTTATCTTTAGGATCTCGTTTATTTTGATGTAACCCAACTACGTAACTTGAAATCCGAAAGAGTTACATTGTTTGGTTTGCTGTATTTTAGATTATGCAAGTAATTTTAAATTCCAAGGTTTTTTTGTAGTTGACAAAAAAAATGAAACTTAGTTATCACGGTCCATCATAATCAAATTACATAACTATtcaatataaaaatattaattaattaccaaAGTTAATTACATAACTTATAGATGCAACAGTAATAAACTAAATACAGGTTTTTTAATTACCTAGACAAGGTCCAGGAAAAAAAATCCAAATGAAATGAATTGTGTTAAACCACACAACTACACAAGTGCTTAAACAAGTGACCGCTTAAAATGGATGGTCCGAAACGCAACCCGGAACTAAGAAAAGACACCGTAAACAACCGTTGGGTTATATTCTCTCCGGCGAGATCACGCCGTCCGTCCGACTTCAAATCAAAATCAAACCCTAACCCTAACTCCAACAACCAATCAGAATGCCCCTTTTGTATCGGCCACGAACACGAATGCGCTCCCGAGATCTTCCGGGTTCCATCCGATTCCACCTCCGAGTGGAAGATACGAGTCATTCAAAACCTCTATCCTGCTCTCAGTAGAGACTTACAACAACTCACTGAGTCTGCTTCGAGTCAAGATTTGAGTTTGAGTGGGTTTGGGTTTCATGATGTGGTCATTGAGTCGCCGGTTCATTCGGTTCATTTGCCTCATCTCTCTCCGGTTCAGATTTCTCAGGTTCTGCTTGCTTATAAAACCAGGATTTTGCAGCTTCTTTCTTATCACTCCATCAAATATGTTCAGGTTTTTTTTATCTATTTTCGACTTTTTTTATGCTAAAATTTGGAtctttatatttcttttatgcTAAAGTTACCATTTTTATGTTTGTTTTAGTTTATATTAGATGATCACGTATGTTGTTCAATTGTTTATATATGCTCCATCTTATTTGTTCGTAATTGATCATATATTCGTATGTTTATGGTTTGTAAGCAGAAGAACATTTTACAGTTTCTTGTTTGCTTTTAAGGAATGATGGTAATTCTAATTGTTGTTgctattataataatattattgaTTTCATTTGTTGCCAAATGTTGTTTTTCGTAAAATTCTGGTTGAACATTAGTTCGCTAGCTTGAATTGTAATGCAAACTTAAACGAAGACAACCTATGGCCTTTGAGGGTCATTCTAGTAGCAACAAGAAATGAACTACAGTATTCCTATGAGTTAGGATTGCGTGCTTGTAATAATAATGTTAAGGAATACAAAGCTTTGCTCTAATTTGTCCTCGAAAAATTGCATTCACCATAGCAATATGTAAGGCATGTGTCTGATGTACAGGAAACAAACATAGCTGTGACTTGTGAGCTTCTTCTCTTTTATATTTTAGAAGAATATGTACAATGTAAATTACCATTAGCCACTTGTCCCAAAAATTGTTAATTACCGTCATGATCTTGAATTAGGACAATTCTTTATTCGCACAACCCAGGCTTCATATGATACTAGTTCTCTTTCTGAATTTTTGATTTTCTGACTATTAATTTCATGTGTGTGCATATACCTATAGTCCTATATTCACTTTTTGCAAATACTTGCCATTTATTTTTTCCCTttacttttttttttaatttaaaggTGTTCAAAAACCATGGTGCTTCAGCTGGGGCTTCAATGAGTCATTCTCATAGTCAGATGATAGCTCTACCAGTCATTCCTCCCACAGTTTCTGCCCGTATGGACAGTATGAAGGAACATTTTGACCAGACAGGAAAGTGTAGCCTTTGTGAAATTCAGTTGGACCAACTTCAAATATACGAGTCGAAATATTTTGTTTCCATTGCTCCATTTGCCTCTACTTCTCCTTTTGAGTTATGGATAATTCCCAGAAACCATTGTTCTCATTTTCATGAGCTAAACGAGGAGCAGGTAACTATTGGAATATCTAGTTGTATGCTCCGAGTTGCTCATTTTTGCATATTTAGATGTTATTTGTAATTGGTAATTTTTTTACTAAGATAGTGCTTAATTGCGTTATTACAGGCAGTTGATCTTGGGAGGTCTCTTAAATTTGTTCTTCAGAAAATGTCCTTACAGTTGAACAACCCGCCATATAATTATATGATTCACTCTTCCCCACTTCAAGCAAATCAATCACAACTTCCTTATTGTCATTGGTTTTTGCAAATAGTCCCACAGTTAAGCACTATAGGTGGCTTTGAGATGGGAAGTGGGTGCTACATAAATCCTGTATTTCCGGAGGATGCTGCAAAGATTTTGAAGGAATTGAACATTCATGATTAGAGTGACGCTACTTGtttatatatagagagagagataAATGAGAGACGGATGCTTCTGATTAATATGAGGTATACTCCTCCAAATAGTGTTGACTGCGAAGATTTTTAGTTGAATTTCTTCACTCTCATGTACTGTGTTTTCAAGAGTGTACTATATTCCCACAAAACCGGTCTCTGGGTTTATTGGTTCCAGAGGATGTTAGAAATAAATGTAACCAAAATCTTAAAACACAATTGTAATTGATAATATTAGGTACTTTATGAATGTTTTCGTGATGCTTTGTCTCTTTGAGATGTCACCGGTATATTTGCCTTGCCTATCGGATTTTCTAGTGTGGGTATACACTAATAAGTTAGGTGGCAAAATTTGATTGGCTCATTCTCATTAATAATGATGGACCCCTGCAAATCCTCACAAATCACAATGAGCTACATCATCAAAAGTGTATGAAATTTAGTGGATAGAgtgtgcccatgggcacacaCTAGATAAACCCATATATTATACTCCTCTTACTCTTAGACGTAATACAGTTCCCATAAAAGATGTTAATATCCATATGAGAAAGGTAATAACGGATCTTCTAATTAAATTTACTGATGACATTAGTAATTACAAAGGACTATTAGTGAGTTCATGGTGTACACTTAAtttatactccctctgtcccgtTGAATTCTATATATTAATTTTCGGCACGTTTTTCAATGCTCCTTTAAATCATAActccataatatttttttaattttctttttgaataaaagtttcatgtttaaatttttattcaaaaaaaaaattaaaaaaaacataatgaaactatattttatagaaatttcgaaatacgtgcaaatagtaAATGTTCTAATATTATGAAACTGTACTTTATAGAAGTCTCGAAATACGTGTAAATAATAAATGTATACAACAGAGGTAGTATTTGaaaatagaaaataaataaaaaattgaaaatctATAGGAAATGTGGAGCGAAAATACAATAAACAGTTAAGAAAAAgacaaaaagaaagaaaaagagatgAGTGTAATATAGGATGTAGGCAGTGGTGTGAGTGTGTGGAGTCTGAAGAGACTTCATATCATCTATCTATTTATCTTCTCCATGGCTTCTTCTTCTCTGTTATCTCTAAGTCTCCCAAAACCAAGCATTACCAGAGCAACTGCAATCACGACACCTACGTCAACTACAATCACAACTCCGGCAAGTGCAGAGAGTCTTGAACAGAAGTTTGGGCGTAAAGGCATCAAATTCTCGGACTTGGGTGATGTCGAGCTGACTGTTAGAAATGGAAGTTCACTAAAACTTCAAATACCAAATGCTCATGTTACTTCTTACAAGCCTAAGGTTTACTGGAAAGATGATGGTTTTGAGGAGATTCTTTATACTCTTCCTCCTAAGCCTAATTCATCCTCAGGATCAGCCAAAGGTGGAATTGGTCTAGTCTTAAACAACGTGTCAGCTGCTGCTGAACCAAAGTCTAAAATCTCTGCCTCAGTTTCTCCTGTTGATACTTCCCAATGGATTGTCAAGGATGTTGATTCTGATTCCATTGATGCTGTTCAGGTAATGTCCAACTTtttagttttgttttttttttcacCTGAGAGAATCAGATATAGGTTGCAGAAGACTTTCCTGAGATTTTAATTGCTGTAGTAATGATACACATTGAAAATGTGAAGTATCAGACTAAAAACTATACAGTAAGGCTAACATTGAAAATCCTTGGATGAAATTTGTGGTCCACACAAGAGTCTCAGCAGACCCAATTTATCTGTCGAGTTTGACTTTTGCACGTAACTTAAGGTGCATTGACAACATAGTTTCGTTgattatttttcatttttttttgtgaataaatattaaaatcttaaatttttattcacaaaaaaaaaatataaaaaataatcaACGAAACTATGCGGTCAATGCATCTTAAACTACATGCAAAAGTCAAACtggacagataaattgggactgAGGGAGTACTATATTTCAACCACATTTCTCACTTTTTAATGAAACTTGGGCATGAAAATTTTGTGAAAGTTAGTAATGTTCCTTTGGAATTGTGCGTAGTGCAGGTAGAATTGAGCTGCTGTAGCAGTGGAACTCTTGATATAACCTATGTTGTGTCGCTCTATCCACTAGGCATGGCAACAGCAGTTAAAGTGAAGAACAATGGTCGCAAAGCTATCAGTTTAACTGGTGCAATACTGAGTCATTTCAAATTCAAGAAACGCAGTGGGACAGGGATACAGGGACTCAGAAACTGCTCTTATTGCACACACCCTCCTTTATCTTCCCCGTTTGAAATTATGTCTCCGTCTGAAGCAATGAAAACTGAGGATCCTGGTCTGTTTTCATTCGGCTACGAGCCAGAAAAGAAACCAGGAATGTGGACTGTACAAGATGTGCCCATCACCATCTTGAGAAATAAACTCAGCAGAGTTTATACTGCTCCTCCTGCAGAAAGACTGAAGCCATTTTACAACACCCCGCCTTCTAAATATGAAACCATCGATCAGGTCTGCTCGACTTCTGCACGCCTATTATTTTTACTCTTCAAATCTTTAGATTATTTGATATAATGTATTGACTCTGTAGAAATGTAGGCTGCACATAGTGCAATATCTTTTATCTTCTAAATTATACTAATTTGTCGCGGTGACAGGGGAAGGAGCTGTTCTACAGAGTAATAAGGATGGGTTTTGATGACATTTATGTGTCGAGCCCGGGATCTATATCAGAGAAGTTTGGAAAGGACTACTTTATTTGCACAGGTCCAGCTTCAATGTTAGTACCAGTTGTGGTGAATCCTGGTGAAGAGTGGAGAGGGGCACAGGTTATGGAGCATGATAATTTGTGATTACAAAATTTATATATAACATTACTGAATCAAGTGATATATTTTTCTCTCCAAATAGATGTAACCCCAAAAATATCAATATAATGTTAGTAGATACCTGAATCGCAAGAAAAGACTCAGGTTCCTACAATATATTATATTAACCAGGTTTTGATAACATGACAAAACAATATATTAATAACATGACAAAACAGAGATTAATAGTCTTAGAGGTTTTGATAACATGACAAAACAGAGATTAATAGTCTTAGATTTTACTCTTTCAACAACCTTGATAAGCTCTGAAAAAACTAGTTTCATTTAACCACTCAAAACCCGGAACATACATCAAGATTCAAGAGAGTTGCacacaaatacatatatattttgacaACAAACCATATACACCAAATAGACTCATAACTCAGAAGTACTATATACATATGGGGGCTTATAAAAAATGCTATATGAGTGTGAAGAAGATGATAAATATAAGCAGCCAACAGAGGAAATGAGTAGATCTACACCAGTGCTCCTACAAACTTTACAGCCTTGGACAGGGGACTTTATGCACATTAAGGGGATTTAGGTTTATCCTTAAATCTATGATAATGTTTCGATTAGCGATTTAACAAAGAGGATTCTTGATCAGTGATAAATCTACATCTACAAACTATTTACTTCAAAACCTACACAAAATTGTATGATCCCATTTGAAGATCTTGCTTACATGTAACTTAAAGGGGATATATGACATCTTTCATGGCTGCTGCATGAATTAGAGATTTGGGTTGTGTAGATGCTGTGATGCTGTCCATTTTCTTTCAGGAGCTACAAGCAAGGAACTAAGGCAGCCTTACCGAGTCATATGTAAGCATACTTGCTGTAGGAATTATTATTTGAGCCAGGACTGAAAATGTACAGTTTGTTAAACCCTTCTCTTGCTACCACTACAGAGTTTTTCCTACCTTGTTCAGCATTGAGCTATAAAAGGAACTTAAAATAACGTGCTTgcaattttaatatttaattcataagGGCATGAggaatatttaaaatatataaactATTTTCCATCTTAAGTTTTATAAAATGATATAGATTTGGTAAGTTTAGTACTATGTACGGGGAGTATGGATGCATGATAGGAATGAGAATCGAAAATGGCAATGGAGGCAGGGTATGAGAATGCGGTAATGGGAATCAGCATGAAATGGAATCCAAATGGGCAATGATTATGATAAGTTTGATCTATACTAGGAAATAAGAATCCTATTGGAACCTCAatactacaaaaataaaaatgtatTGCCTCAAAAGTGCAGGAGGAACTGAGAAACAGCAAGTTATAAAGTTGTTCAAACCACAGCTGCTCATCACTCCTATTAATGAAGAAAGAACATCACATCTTAAttaaaatgattcaattcctaTCTAAGGTTTCAACATTTCAACAGAAAACAAACTCGTAACTAGAAGATTACAGGTTTCTAAACAATATTCAATGTTTGTTACTAAATCTGATATGATTTTACGTGGGAATAAGGTTATTACCTTCATCTTCATCACTACCAATCCACAACAAACGAACAAAAACTGCAAATACCAAGACAAAGAGCCAACAAACTATATTGTGAACAGACCTCGCATATTCTTCTTTTGGAGCATAGATTTTAAATAAATCAGTTTTGTTTGTGCGAGCCAGATTTTTAGATTTCATTTCATCCGCTGATATAGGAACATATTCAGATGAAGATGCCGATTCTGAGCTACCATAAACCTCTTTTCCATCTTCGCTCTTATTTGCATCACGGTTCATGTTAGGCAAAAAGATATGGTCGTAATTTGATGCAGAGTGACGTGAATATCCATTCTGACTGTACTTTGATGCTGGGCTCCACTCAAATTTGCTTGTGCACGGACTTCTACATCTTCTGTCTTGCTTCCCAGAGACTTCAGAGTTCTCACTATCGTGATCTTGAAGGGAGCACATCAGCTTTCTTGGTGTTTTAAATATGTTGTCATCACTAATTTTGATGCGAGATCGTGATCTCTGCAGCACAAAATGTGATGAATTTATGACCACTGACAGGATTAGTGTTCAATAACAAAATCAAGTTCATTTTGTTCAAATATATTACAATAATTACATAAGAAAAGGACTGTATGACTTATGTTAATATGATAATCTTGGCTGTAGTTTCATGTAATTGATACTTGATTTGGCTCCAGCACAAGGTATACAACAGAAGATGAATCTTCTAATTCTGGGTACAGTTTACATTTTCGTCAAGTAAATTGCATATTACCACCCACAAATCACTTCTTATCCAGTTTCACCACCAAGTCCATAAGCTGGTGGTGTTTAGCCAAGGAAAAAAATTACTAAATTCATTATCATAAGTAGAAATAGAGACCAATTTGAAAAACTGAACAAAGTTCCGTTCAGCTTAAACATGTCGATAGGCGATAGGTCTCAGATCTTATAGTCTTGTCGATATGCAAGTTGGTAAGTTGGCATATGACTAAAAGTCTAAAACACATGCTTAACTGCAGTTTACGTTCTTCATTTTTTATATAGGTACTCCCTAGAAGCCATTTTCACATTGCTTTATTTGCTATATATATTTAAGATAAAAAACGATCTAAATTTTTATGCTGTATGGTCTTTAAATATGAAGTTAGCAAAATGAGTGATAATACCTCAGGGCTAGGAGTAGCACTCCTTATCTTAATTTTTCTTGGACTTCTTTGGGAAAATCCTGCAAATCCATTTGCATAGTCGTCTTTGTTTCCAGAAGATTCGTCATGTTCAGAATGATCAGTTACACTTCTAGGAGTTAACTCTGAAAATATACCATCTTTGAGAGAAACATCCAGACCACCATAATCAAATCTTCTCCAATGTTTCCGGTTTGCACTTCTCCTATCAATAAGAAAATTTTCAGAGGTATAACTGCTGGAGAATGGTGATGTCATGAAAGAATCACATCCAAAAGATGAGTCAATAGCCTGCGATTCTGGTGAAGTAGAAAGAGATGATTGATCTCCAATATCCCAAAAAATTCTCCTTGGGCTGTGACTTCGACAAAAGTTTGATCCACTGTTCGAGCCCATTTCCCTTTCAAATTTTTTCTCTTCCTCGGCAGTAATTTTTCTTGCCACCTGTAATGCCTCATAAGCAGCCCCTTTGACATAAGCCATCTTATCCGACTGACACTTCTCCATCTCCTCCATTATCGGCCCTAGctctgaaaatatgcttttatgATCCAAGCACTTTATCAGAAAATTCACCATCTGAATAGCTGAAAGCCTTTTCTGAGAATTTCCCTCAGCAATTCCGGCAGTCAAGATCCTTAATCCAGCTCGTATGAACAACCTTGCATACGCTTCGACAACTAGACTATTGCTCTTGGCCAAAGCCATGACTAGTCCGATATGAGAATTAGCCTGCGTAGGTTTGTCCAGAGCTGCAGCAACTCTTTGACAAACCTCATTAACCATCTCATTAGACGCAAAACGCCAATTATCTGAATCTACAAGTGCCTTCAAGCAGAGGGCAGATCCTGACGATAGACTCTCTTGATTGACCAAAAGGGAATCTGAAAGTGGCTTAGCAAGAGAGCAAATAATTTGCCTTTTCTTGTCTTCTGTAGTTGTTGGATCAATTCCATACCGCGCAATTGCTGGAACAACCTTTGAGCAAGCTTGTTGAAGAGCAAATGAAGTGGCACTTGAAGTTAATGTATTAACTACAGTATTCATAATGTTGTCGATCTGAGGAACAATTTTCGGGCCATGAACTCGAGCAAGCACTTCATAAAGAGAAATAGTATATTCCCCGGTAGAACCGGTGACTTTGGTTTCAGAAACCTGAGCAAGAAAGAGAGGAATTGCTTTGGTATCCATCTCCTTAACATAATGTTTCAAAGCTTTCATAGCTGATTTTCTACTATCAGCATCCTTGTCAAGATTTTCCAGTTCTCTCCTCACTACTGGACCAACAGTTCTTCTCATCTGTATATAAAAGCAGACATGTCACACTACAGCCATAAACTGTATGTGTTGTGTACTCAACTGGTCTAATTATCAATATAGCAATATGAAGTAGATTAATTCAAAGGGTTCTTCAAAAATTACAGTAAATCCAAAACAGGGTTCCACACTATTTTATCAGGCAATAAAAAAACAATGTAAAGATAGTCTTGTGACAGTGTGAAAATGTGTGAATGCCAGTCTTATATTCACAATATTATAATCTTAATTAACAAAGAAACAAAAAACTGCATCAAAATCATGGGTACTTGAGCTACACAACATATCAACATTATAAAGATAAGTTTGATATAATTCAAaggaaaaatcaagaaaaacaaaGCAAAACATATGCACATGCACGTATTGACAAACATACAAGTGTAAGAACTTAAATGGGTATACGATCTAAAGAAGTAAAAGAAATTGTACCTTTGTCAAAATTGAAATGTGGGGTGGTGTGTATAGCACTTTGAATTCAAATTGTCATCAAGAAGCTGGGCTTGGAATTGTGAGGAGAAAGAAACAGAGAAGAAAAAGGGGTATTGAGAGAGAGTGTGAaagagagagagatggagagggagggagagagagagatggacatatatatatagagagagagggagagagagagatggatatatatatatatagagagagagatggatatatatatatagagagagatggatatatatatatatagagagagagaggggggggaaTTCAAATTTCGAGAAAATGTGTCTGTATTTTAGTGTAACGTAGGTGAAGATAATGAGCTGTCCAATCTGTTTGCAGGGTTCAACTTTGTTTCAAATATTTGTCAAAAATTACCTCGCTATCCCTCTTCTCCCTTTCTCTTTCACCATTTTGCCCCCGTTGAAACTCTACTCTACTCCAAGGAATCTCTCTCCCAATTTTTTTCAAATTTGTAACAGGAGGGAAAAGCTGTCCCGCTTCCAAtaatttaattacttaattaagtTTCTTTAGTCAAATTTGTCCTATTAATCAATTTCATCGTAAATATTACTAACCAATTTCATTGTCTAAATAACGCTCCTCCTGTTGAATTTTGCAAGTTAGGTACATAAATACAAATTTCGACTTATAAGAA is a genomic window containing:
- the LOC141713732 gene encoding photosynthetic NDH subunit of subcomplex B 2, chloroplastic; protein product: MASSSLLSLSLPKPSITRATAITTPTSTTITTPASAESLEQKFGRKGIKFSDLGDVELTVRNGSSLKLQIPNAHVTSYKPKVYWKDDGFEEILYTLPPKPNSSSGSAKGGIGLVLNNVSAAAEPKSKISASVSPVDTSQWIVKDVDSDSIDAVQVELSCCSSGTLDITYVVSLYPLGMATAVKVKNNGRKAISLTGAILSHFKFKKRSGTGIQGLRNCSYCTHPPLSSPFEIMSPSEAMKTEDPGLFSFGYEPEKKPGMWTVQDVPITILRNKLSRVYTAPPAERLKPFYNTPPSKYETIDQGKELFYRVIRMGFDDIYVSSPGSISEKFGKDYFICTGPASMLVPVVVNPGEEWRGAQVMEHDNL
- the LOC141713733 gene encoding protein SINE1-like → MRRTVGPVVRRELENLDKDADSRKSAMKALKHYVKEMDTKAIPLFLAQVSETKVTGSTGEYTISLYEVLARVHGPKIVPQIDNIMNTVVNTLTSSATSFALQQACSKVVPAIARYGIDPTTTEDKKRQIICSLAKPLSDSLLVNQESLSSGSALCLKALVDSDNWRFASNEMVNEVCQRVAAALDKPTQANSHIGLVMALAKSNSLVVEAYARLFIRAGLRILTAGIAEGNSQKRLSAIQMVNFLIKCLDHKSIFSELGPIMEEMEKCQSDKMAYVKGAAYEALQVARKITAEEEKKFEREMGSNSGSNFCRSHSPRRIFWDIGDQSSLSTSPESQAIDSSFGCDSFMTSPFSSSYTSENFLIDRRSANRKHWRRFDYGGLDVSLKDGIFSELTPRSVTDHSEHDESSGNKDDYANGFAGFSQRSPRKIKIRSATPSPERSRSRIKISDDNIFKTPRKLMCSLQDHDSENSEVSGKQDRRCRSPCTSKFEWSPASKYSQNGYSRHSASNYDHIFLPNMNRDANKSEDGKEVYGSSESASSSEYVPISADEMKSKNLARTNKTDLFKIYAPKEEYARSVHNIVCWLFVLVFAVFVRLLWIGSDEDEGNNLIPT
- the LOC141713731 gene encoding ADP-glucose phosphorylase codes for the protein MDGPKRNPELRKDTVNNRWVIFSPARSRRPSDFKSKSNPNPNSNNQSECPFCIGHEHECAPEIFRVPSDSTSEWKIRVIQNLYPALSRDLQQLTESASSQDLSLSGFGFHDVVIESPVHSVHLPHLSPVQISQVLLAYKTRILQLLSYHSIKYVQVFKNHGASAGASMSHSHSQMIALPVIPPTVSARMDSMKEHFDQTGKCSLCEIQLDQLQIYESKYFVSIAPFASTSPFELWIIPRNHCSHFHELNEEQAVDLGRSLKFVLQKMSLQLNNPPYNYMIHSSPLQANQSQLPYCHWFLQIVPQLSTIGGFEMGSGCYINPVFPEDAAKILKELNIHD